One Alphaproteobacteria bacterium DNA segment encodes these proteins:
- a CDS encoding DUF1217 domain-containing protein, translating to MTYSISSSGSALTSWYQMSKTSQDERIARYVKQNQKTIDAANANFESSVAKLKSTDELFEPKNYKLLNYILTAYGLESEIGNTGKLRKVAESDLTDTNSLANRMSDSRFQQLAQALNFKAGGLSSIQSDSFISGTEARYEKASYEIDLGNRNTALRQAQYFKNNIGSISDIYSVLGDNTLRAVVTKVGNIPLETAVQSVETQAQVFGRQFDVSKAKDEKYVDRYIQRFLAAADAAENGDGSTNVAVQLMQAGTGGLDGDITQIKGIDLLI from the coding sequence ATGACCTATTCCATTTCATCGAGCGGTTCGGCGCTGACGTCCTGGTATCAGATGTCCAAGACGTCGCAGGACGAACGTATCGCGCGCTATGTGAAGCAGAACCAGAAGACGATCGACGCGGCCAACGCGAATTTCGAATCGTCGGTCGCGAAACTGAAAAGCACGGACGAGCTGTTCGAGCCGAAAAATTACAAGCTGCTGAACTACATCCTGACCGCCTACGGGTTGGAATCGGAAATCGGCAATACCGGCAAGCTGCGCAAGGTCGCCGAATCCGATTTGACCGACACCAATTCGCTGGCCAACCGCATGTCGGATTCGCGCTTCCAGCAGTTGGCGCAGGCGCTGAATTTCAAAGCCGGCGGCCTTTCCAGCATCCAAAGCGATTCCTTCATCAGCGGCACCGAGGCGCGCTACGAAAAGGCGAGCTACGAGATCGATCTCGGTAATCGGAACACCGCGTTGCGCCAGGCGCAGTATTTCAAAAACAATATCGGTTCGATCAGCGACATCTACTCCGTGCTCGGCGACAACACATTGCGCGCCGTCGTCACCAAGGTCGGCAACATTCCGCTGGAGACGGCGGTGCAAAGCGTGGAGACGCAAGCCCAGGTCTTCGGCCGGCAATTCGACGTGTCGAAAGCCAAGGACGAGAAATACGTCGACCGCTACATCCAGCGTTTCCTGGCCGCCGCCGACGCGGCGGAGAACGGCGACGGATCGACGAACGTGGCCGTGCAGCTGATGCAAGCGGGCACCGGCGGCCTCGACGGCGATATCACTCAGATCAAAGGTATCGACCTGCTGATCTGA
- a CDS encoding response regulator transcription factor: MTPSERHVLLVDDDPEIRRLTEQLLLEAGLKVTSLAGSAGAVRHAASGRFDLVLLDVMMPGEDGFSVCRKIRAVSRIPIVMLTARAEETDRVVGLEIGADDYIVKPFSPRELVARVRARLRRTGDGELAQAKPKHDRLGFDGWVVDLVRRELRAPDASLVSLTAAEFDLLVALAERARRVVSRDELSEILHGRTPHPLDRSIDVAVSRLRRKIEHSPDEPRYVRTVRNGGYVFAVEVENGAAHPAEPSA, from the coding sequence ATGACCCCCTCCGAACGCCACGTTTTGCTGGTCGACGACGATCCCGAAATTCGCCGCCTGACCGAGCAACTCCTTCTCGAAGCCGGCCTAAAAGTGACGTCTCTCGCCGGTTCCGCCGGTGCCGTGCGCCACGCCGCGTCCGGCCGCTTCGATCTCGTGCTGCTCGACGTGATGATGCCGGGCGAAGACGGCTTCTCCGTCTGCCGTAAGATCCGCGCGGTCTCGCGCATTCCGATCGTGATGCTGACCGCGCGCGCGGAAGAAACGGACCGCGTCGTGGGATTGGAGATCGGCGCCGACGACTACATCGTCAAACCGTTCTCGCCGCGCGAACTGGTCGCGCGCGTGCGCGCACGCCTGCGCCGCACGGGCGACGGCGAATTGGCGCAAGCCAAACCCAAGCACGACCGCCTGGGCTTCGACGGCTGGGTCGTCGATTTGGTGCGCCGCGAGTTGCGCGCACCCGATGCGTCGCTCGTTTCGTTGACGGCGGCGGAATTCGATCTGCTGGTGGCGCTGGCCGAGCGTGCGCGCCGCGTCGTTTCGCGCGACGAATTGTCGGAAATCCTGCACGGCCGCACGCCCCACCCGCTCGACCGATCGATCGACGTCGCGGTGAGCCGCCTGCGCCGCAAGATCGAGCATTCGCCCGACGAGCCGCGCTATGTGCGCACGGTGCGCAACGGCGGCTACGTCTTCGCGGTGGAGGTCGAGAACGGCGCCGCGCATCCAGCGGAACCGTCGGCTTGA